A section of the Gloeobacter violaceus PCC 7421 genome encodes:
- the grxC gene encoding glutaredoxin 3 — protein MNPKVEIYTWQFCPFCIRAKALLKQKSVAFSEYAIDGDEAARSAMAERADGRRSVPQIFIDGKHIGGCDDLYALDRSGQLDPLLVAS, from the coding sequence ATGAACCCCAAGGTTGAAATTTATACCTGGCAATTCTGTCCGTTCTGCATTCGTGCAAAGGCTCTGCTCAAGCAAAAAAGTGTAGCCTTTAGCGAATACGCCATCGACGGCGACGAGGCTGCGCGCTCGGCGATGGCCGAGCGCGCCGACGGCAGGCGCAGTGTGCCGCAGATATTTATCGACGGCAAGCACATCGGCGGTTGCGACGATCTATACGCCCTCGATCGCTCCGGCCAGCTCGATCCGCTGCTTGTCGCTTCATGA
- a CDS encoding HAD family hydrolase, whose translation MSEKLRALLFDVDGTLADTERDGHRVAFNRAFAEAGLDWNWSVELYGELLAVTGGKERIRHFLERYHSGFEAPPDLAGFVAGLHAAKTRHYVRMLTEGGIPLRSGVERLLKAASTAGLRLAIATTTTPDNVTALLASTLGEEGAALFECIGAGDVVPAKKPAPDIYLYVLEKMGLDPAECVAFEDSENGLRSALGAKLKTIVTTNDYTRGHDFGGAALVVDRLGEPGEPFELIDGDPAGAEYVDLDLVRRVHGHQ comes from the coding sequence ATGAGCGAAAAACTGCGCGCCTTGCTGTTCGACGTCGACGGCACCCTGGCCGATACCGAGCGCGACGGCCACCGCGTCGCCTTCAACCGCGCCTTTGCCGAGGCCGGGCTCGACTGGAACTGGTCGGTAGAGCTGTACGGCGAACTGCTCGCCGTCACCGGCGGCAAAGAGCGCATCCGCCACTTTCTGGAGCGCTACCACTCTGGATTTGAAGCTCCCCCGGACCTGGCAGGATTTGTGGCCGGGCTGCACGCCGCCAAGACCCGCCATTACGTGCGCATGCTCACCGAAGGCGGCATCCCGCTACGCTCGGGGGTCGAGCGCCTGCTCAAAGCGGCCAGCACCGCCGGGCTGCGCCTGGCCATCGCCACGACCACCACGCCGGACAACGTCACCGCCCTGCTGGCGAGCACCCTCGGGGAGGAAGGGGCGGCACTGTTCGAGTGCATCGGCGCCGGGGACGTGGTGCCTGCCAAAAAACCGGCTCCGGACATTTATTTGTACGTGCTCGAGAAGATGGGCCTCGACCCCGCCGAGTGCGTCGCCTTCGAAGATTCTGAAAACGGTCTGCGCTCGGCCCTGGGTGCGAAGCTCAAAACAATCGTCACCACCAACGACTACACCCGCGGCCACGACTTCGGCGGGGCGGCGCTGGTGGTCGATCGCCTCGGCGAACCCGGCGAGCCGTTTGAGCTGATCGACGGCGACCCGGCCGGGGCCGAGTACGTCGACCTCGACCTGGTGCGCCGCGTCCACGGCCACCAGTAA
- a CDS encoding DUF6679 family protein: protein MLHRKIYQLSREGTEVWIYLRDQGRWLERTRIIEVEGDLVTVRYETEDDDEICAWEEMVRLESIGSVTRRLSSVPRGRTSVSDLLISDDCPEAERIQDHHVSD from the coding sequence ATGTTGCATCGCAAGATTTACCAGCTCTCCCGCGAAGGGACAGAAGTCTGGATTTACCTGCGCGATCAAGGGCGTTGGTTGGAGCGAACGCGGATCATCGAGGTCGAAGGGGATCTCGTCACCGTCCGCTACGAGACCGAAGACGACGACGAAATCTGCGCCTGGGAAGAGATGGTCCGCCTGGAGAGCATCGGCTCGGTCACCCGCCGCCTCTCCTCGGTCCCCCGGGGCCGCACCAGTGTCAGCGACCTGCTCATCTCCGACGACTGCCCCGAGGCCGAGCGCATCCAGGATCATCACGTCTCCGATTGA
- a CDS encoding alpha/beta fold hydrolase → MRADLKPPSTTEAYWTWRGHRICYWVAEPNAAPERPPIVLLHGFGASAGHWRKNIAELAAHRRVYALDWLGFGASAKPALPYSLELWEAQLVDFCTEVVGAPAVLVGNSIGALEALMVTARHPERATATVLLNCAGGLTHRPEELPLVTRPVMAAMQMVLRVPGLAERFFDFARSKRNIRNTLRQVYGNAEAVTEELVELLYTPSSDPGAAAVFVSVLTAEAGPRPEELLPLVRTPLLVLWGDKDPWTPIGRGRTFARYAPQSQFVALEGLGHCPHDEDPRRVNAAIREWLATTECLHDNRA, encoded by the coding sequence ATGCGCGCCGATCTCAAGCCCCCCTCGACCACCGAAGCGTACTGGACCTGGCGGGGCCATCGCATCTGCTACTGGGTGGCCGAGCCGAATGCCGCCCCTGAGCGCCCGCCGATCGTGCTGTTGCACGGCTTTGGCGCCTCGGCGGGCCATTGGCGCAAAAATATTGCCGAACTGGCGGCCCACCGCCGGGTCTATGCCCTCGACTGGCTGGGTTTCGGCGCTTCGGCCAAACCGGCCCTTCCTTACAGTCTGGAGCTGTGGGAGGCACAACTGGTCGATTTTTGCACTGAGGTGGTCGGTGCCCCGGCGGTGCTGGTCGGCAATTCGATCGGCGCCCTCGAAGCGCTGATGGTCACCGCCCGCCACCCCGAGCGGGCGACGGCCACGGTGCTGCTCAACTGTGCAGGCGGGCTCACCCACCGCCCCGAGGAACTGCCGCTGGTCACCCGGCCGGTGATGGCGGCGATGCAGATGGTCCTGCGCGTGCCCGGTCTTGCCGAGCGCTTTTTTGATTTCGCCCGCTCCAAACGCAACATCCGCAACACCCTGCGCCAGGTCTACGGCAACGCCGAGGCGGTCACCGAAGAACTGGTCGAACTGCTGTACACTCCCTCGAGCGATCCGGGTGCCGCCGCCGTGTTCGTCTCGGTGCTCACCGCCGAGGCCGGCCCCCGTCCCGAAGAACTGCTGCCCCTGGTGCGCACGCCCCTACTGGTCCTCTGGGGCGACAAAGACCCCTGGACACCTATCGGCCGCGGTCGCACCTTCGCCCGCTACGCCCCCCAGTCCCAGTTCGTGGCCCTCGAAGGTCTTGGCCACTGCCCCCACGACGAGGACCCCCGGCGGGTCAATGCCGCTATCCGCGAGTGGCTGGCGACCACCGAGTGCCTACATGACAATCGGGCGTGA
- the gshB gene encoding glutathione synthase, with protein sequence MKILFIVDPLETLKPGHDTSVALMQAAARRGHSVWAAEVGDLQVHHHRAAAQVRTLTIHPGRTPFYTVEAVGFYPLSEADVIWMRKDPPVTSAYLWATQVLDLVNAGRGDGRTTFVLNRPSGLRNDNEKLYALHFPDLVPETRVCTHRQDILDFVDIHGRAVIKPLDGKGGEGIFLLARADRNLNAIIEASTAYGTRHVMVQRYLEESRQGDKRIVLLAGEPIGALLRVPREDDVRGNMAAGGRVVKTTLTERDREICRVVGPRLVADGHYFVGIDVIGAYLTEINVTSPTGICEIDVLDGVVLEDEIVDWLVEYTRPALARNL encoded by the coding sequence ATGAAGATTCTTTTTATCGTCGATCCGCTCGAGACCCTTAAACCCGGTCACGACACTTCGGTTGCCCTGATGCAGGCCGCCGCGCGCCGCGGCCACAGCGTTTGGGCGGCGGAGGTGGGCGATTTGCAGGTCCACCACCACCGCGCCGCCGCCCAGGTGCGCACCCTGACGATCCATCCGGGCCGCACGCCGTTCTATACGGTCGAAGCCGTCGGCTTTTACCCCCTGAGCGAAGCCGACGTCATCTGGATGCGCAAAGATCCGCCGGTCACCTCCGCCTATCTCTGGGCCACGCAGGTTCTCGATCTGGTCAACGCCGGACGCGGCGACGGGCGCACGACTTTTGTGCTCAACCGGCCCTCGGGATTGCGCAACGACAACGAAAAGCTCTACGCCCTGCACTTTCCCGACCTGGTCCCCGAGACGCGGGTCTGTACCCACCGCCAGGACATCCTCGATTTTGTCGATATCCACGGCCGGGCGGTGATCAAGCCCCTCGACGGCAAGGGCGGCGAAGGAATTTTTCTGCTCGCGCGCGCCGATCGCAATCTCAACGCGATCATCGAGGCGAGCACCGCCTACGGCACCCGCCATGTCATGGTGCAGCGCTACCTCGAAGAATCGCGCCAGGGCGACAAGCGCATCGTGCTTTTGGCCGGTGAACCGATCGGCGCTCTGTTGCGCGTTCCGCGCGAGGACGACGTGCGCGGCAACATGGCCGCCGGGGGCCGAGTGGTCAAAACCACCCTCACCGAGCGCGACCGCGAAATCTGCCGGGTGGTCGGACCGCGGCTGGTGGCCGACGGCCACTACTTTGTCGGCATCGATGTGATCGGTGCTTACCTCACCGAGATCAATGTCACCAGCCCGACTGGAATCTGCGAAATCGATGTGCTGGATGGTGTAGTGTTGGAGGATGAAATCGTCGACTGGCTGGTCGAATATACACGCCCCGCACTCGCAAGGAACCTCTAA
- a CDS encoding TonB-dependent receptor plug domain-containing protein, with the protein MSGLRVGGLVLGCAFSVSIAAAAEPLPPVSTRAGDLAPAEWNRIAQAAGSQVAPSQPVAQQAGETEADLKDEPIDLDEVTVTGTGRARRQSETTTPIYIIDQKEIEQKGSRTLGDAIRNVPGVTTNIFGAGSDVHNGYFIRGVPTTSTAILIDGRPITNLNQEHYDPSEIPVNNVERIEVMPSGGTTLYGSTALGGVINVITRKPTRPIEGQLSVEFGSYGYSKYGAYYQGKSGPVTYNFNYENFNTLNSFFYRVERPVGILSGTRPNGDVNMRSYNLDVGYEIDARNTITLNTYLRNFAKGISPFSIVDTRQNVFGGQSAEQLGLNADHQSRLLTDTWGIGLTWDSKLGQGNDSNLQFRVSVDRALNRELDRIGDDFSTEIYLLGLRGSHAWQVSPGWGITYGFDFLREIGRSGVTTIATGTSTTDYDTSLDRPALFFLNDFKLASNVTLTAGARYSITSQFGNSFDPNIGIRWQVAPNFALRTNFNQGFKAPNFHDLYGKTVHKGNPNLLPERGSFFDAGIDWQPTPTTNLRFTTFIANISNLMSLNLADPRFADFAYFQSLGYIFNDRVRVNYPSVYNTGFEMGFNWRMAPSWEFFLTNTYTDSRVVEGLRPEINQTQQALVPFLMGRAGFSYEDPNGFRAAVFANVVGGRSVDTYHVGPGDAEAFDPAGNPIFISHIAKLPPGSLLPGYTTVDLSLRVPVAQAIVLNAYIDNLLNTYYERSYGGPAPGTNFRVGLKTTF; encoded by the coding sequence ATGTCCGGGCTGCGCGTGGGCGGACTGGTTTTGGGTTGCGCGTTTTCGGTTTCGATTGCGGCGGCGGCCGAACCTCTGCCGCCTGTCTCCACGCGGGCGGGCGACCTGGCCCCGGCTGAATGGAACCGCATTGCCCAGGCGGCCGGGTCACAGGTTGCTCCTTCTCAGCCGGTGGCCCAGCAGGCGGGCGAGACCGAAGCGGACCTCAAGGATGAACCCATCGATCTCGACGAGGTGACCGTCACCGGCACCGGTCGAGCCCGGCGGCAGAGCGAGACGACCACGCCAATTTATATCATCGACCAAAAAGAAATCGAGCAAAAAGGCTCGCGCACCCTGGGAGATGCGATCCGCAACGTGCCGGGGGTGACCACCAACATCTTCGGAGCCGGCTCGGATGTCCACAACGGCTACTTTATCCGCGGCGTGCCCACCACCAGCACGGCCATCCTCATCGACGGCCGTCCGATCACCAACCTCAACCAGGAACACTACGATCCGAGCGAGATTCCCGTCAATAATGTCGAGCGCATCGAGGTGATGCCTTCCGGGGGAACGACCCTCTACGGCAGCACGGCCCTGGGCGGCGTCATCAACGTGATCACCCGCAAGCCCACCCGGCCCATCGAAGGGCAGTTGTCCGTGGAATTTGGCTCCTACGGCTACAGCAAGTACGGCGCCTACTACCAGGGCAAAAGCGGACCGGTTACCTACAATTTCAACTACGAGAACTTCAATACCCTCAACAGCTTTTTCTACCGGGTGGAGCGGCCGGTGGGCATCTTGAGCGGTACCCGGCCCAACGGCGATGTCAATATGCGCTCCTACAACCTCGATGTCGGCTACGAAATCGACGCGCGCAACACGATCACCCTCAACACCTACTTGCGCAATTTCGCTAAGGGCATCTCGCCATTTTCGATCGTCGATACCCGTCAGAACGTCTTTGGCGGCCAAAGTGCCGAGCAACTCGGGCTCAACGCCGATCACCAATCGCGTTTGCTCACCGACACCTGGGGTATCGGCCTCACCTGGGACAGCAAACTCGGTCAGGGCAACGATTCGAACCTGCAATTCCGCGTCTCGGTGGACCGGGCGCTCAACCGTGAACTCGACCGCATCGGCGACGATTTCAGCACCGAGATTTATCTATTGGGACTGCGCGGCAGCCACGCCTGGCAGGTTTCTCCCGGCTGGGGCATTACCTACGGCTTTGACTTCCTGCGCGAAATCGGCCGCTCCGGGGTGACGACGATTGCGACGGGAACCAGCACCACCGATTACGATACCAGCCTCGACCGGCCCGCCCTGTTTTTCCTCAACGACTTCAAGCTGGCGAGCAACGTCACACTCACCGCCGGGGCTAGGTACAGCATCACCAGCCAGTTCGGCAATTCCTTTGATCCCAACATCGGCATCCGCTGGCAAGTCGCTCCCAACTTCGCCCTGCGCACCAACTTCAATCAGGGATTCAAAGCGCCCAACTTTCACGATCTTTACGGCAAAACCGTCCACAAGGGCAACCCGAACCTGCTGCCTGAGCGCGGTTCATTTTTTGACGCCGGCATCGATTGGCAACCAACACCCACCACCAACTTGCGCTTTACGACCTTCATCGCCAACATCAGCAACTTGATGTCCCTCAACCTGGCAGACCCGCGCTTCGCGGATTTTGCCTATTTCCAGTCGCTGGGCTATATCTTCAACGACCGGGTGCGGGTCAATTATCCGTCGGTTTACAACACCGGCTTCGAGATGGGTTTCAACTGGCGGATGGCTCCGAGTTGGGAATTCTTTTTGACCAATACCTACACCGACTCGCGGGTCGTAGAGGGGTTGCGGCCTGAGATCAACCAGACTCAACAGGCGCTGGTGCCCTTTTTGATGGGCCGTGCCGGATTCAGCTACGAAGATCCGAACGGCTTTCGCGCGGCTGTCTTTGCCAACGTCGTAGGCGGTCGCTCGGTGGACACCTACCACGTCGGGCCGGGGGATGCCGAGGCGTTCGACCCCGCCGGCAATCCGATATTTATCTCCCATATCGCCAAATTGCCGCCCGGCTCGCTGCTGCCCGGCTACACGACTGTGGATCTGTCGCTTCGGGTACCTGTGGCCCAGGCCATCGTCTTGAACGCCTATATCGACAATCTGCTCAACACCTATTACGAGCGCTCCTACGGCGGTCCCGCCCCCGGCACCAATTTCCGGGTGGGCTTGAAGACGACTTTTTGA
- a CDS encoding tetratricopeptide repeat protein, whose product MGNEYFDTVITRARSARSPEAIAHLLKPVLLEMGGEFDAYLEQLLASTAAESSTARTLKLIARIWRELQSANRRQMQLRAYTRDLAEAAPDGWPGLLLAGMDPNGPLALTDDEWQTVAALLEKRGEEPSRLAAGLRRGLALYFQMEANLLDWLYTAGREPLGFVRTGPWGAWAGRLPAGQLRALFEALDRGESAGNFRAADKLDETAWIELTVLLRRIERHLVRSFEQRFANLGEQARLQVLTSTFLTFAIFWADFAQAMVRRQALSQASFQNALQILRAFAAQPYFPLYGGLLAVFDGPYLRAALTYLGEPLRADGMAAEKAKVLNLLGYTARLLGDYPRSLALHREALADPDNLTEARVWIAHWVNQGSTHLRLREFDAAVELFERALVYARQSGDLPGQAHALANLGNARTQALQFQEVLDAERYGEAEHYLQQGLELSRRAKERPAEVVALAGLGSLRLWMSQGGEAVALLEQGLTLAGGLGDLWWEGTLRAALAEALVGVEQPEAAVGQAAAAMLLLERLGVSDWRQPAGLLVVLRNRLDAGFDAALEAAGLPPAARERVEGLLGKYTDQGSP is encoded by the coding sequence ATGGGCAACGAATATTTCGACACTGTGATCACCCGGGCGCGCTCGGCCCGTTCCCCAGAGGCCATTGCCCACCTGCTCAAGCCGGTATTGCTGGAGATGGGGGGCGAGTTCGACGCCTATCTGGAGCAGCTGCTCGCTTCGACGGCCGCCGAGTCGAGTACCGCGCGCACCCTCAAGCTGATTGCCCGGATCTGGCGCGAACTGCAGAGCGCCAACCGGCGGCAGATGCAACTGCGCGCCTACACCCGCGATCTGGCCGAAGCGGCCCCGGACGGGTGGCCGGGCCTGCTGCTTGCGGGCATGGACCCGAACGGTCCGCTTGCCCTCACCGACGACGAGTGGCAGACGGTAGCGGCACTGCTTGAAAAGCGCGGCGAGGAGCCCTCGCGTCTGGCCGCCGGTCTGCGCCGGGGGTTGGCCTTGTACTTTCAGATGGAGGCCAATTTGCTCGATTGGCTCTACACCGCCGGGCGCGAACCGCTCGGTTTTGTGCGCACCGGTCCCTGGGGCGCCTGGGCGGGCCGCTTGCCCGCGGGGCAGCTCAGGGCGCTGTTCGAGGCGCTCGATCGCGGCGAGAGCGCGGGCAACTTTCGCGCCGCCGACAAACTCGACGAAACGGCCTGGATCGAACTGACCGTGCTGCTTCGGCGCATCGAACGTCATCTGGTGCGCTCCTTCGAGCAGCGATTTGCCAACCTGGGCGAGCAGGCCCGCCTGCAGGTTCTGACTTCGACATTTTTGACTTTCGCGATTTTCTGGGCCGATTTTGCCCAGGCGATGGTGCGGCGGCAGGCACTGAGTCAAGCGAGCTTTCAAAACGCCCTGCAGATCCTGCGCGCCTTTGCCGCCCAGCCTTATTTTCCGCTCTACGGTGGACTGCTGGCCGTCTTCGACGGGCCTTACCTGCGCGCGGCGCTCACCTATCTGGGCGAACCGCTGCGCGCGGACGGGATGGCCGCCGAAAAAGCGAAGGTACTCAATTTGCTGGGATACACCGCCCGGCTGTTGGGGGATTACCCGCGCTCGCTGGCGCTGCACCGCGAAGCACTGGCGGACCCGGACAACCTCACCGAAGCGCGCGTGTGGATTGCCCACTGGGTCAACCAGGGCAGCACCCATCTGCGCCTGCGCGAGTTCGACGCGGCTGTCGAACTGTTCGAGCGGGCCCTGGTCTACGCGCGCCAGAGCGGCGATCTGCCGGGGCAGGCCCACGCCCTTGCCAACCTGGGCAATGCCCGCACTCAGGCGCTCCAGTTTCAGGAGGTGCTCGACGCGGAGCGCTACGGCGAAGCGGAGCACTATCTGCAGCAAGGACTGGAACTGAGTCGCCGGGCCAAAGAGCGCCCCGCCGAGGTGGTCGCCCTGGCGGGACTGGGCAGCCTGCGGCTTTGGATGTCCCAAGGCGGTGAGGCCGTCGCGCTGCTGGAGCAGGGGCTGACCCTGGCGGGGGGACTCGGCGATCTGTGGTGGGAAGGCACCCTGCGCGCGGCGCTGGCCGAAGCGCTCGTCGGCGTCGAGCAGCCCGAGGCGGCGGTCGGACAGGCCGCCGCCGCCATGCTGCTGTTGGAACGACTGGGGGTCAGCGATTGGCGACAGCCGGCGGGCCTGCTGGTCGTGTTGCGCAATCGCCTCGACGCCGGATTTGACGCCGCCTTGGAGGCGGCCGGCTTGCCCCCCGCGGCGCGGGAGCGGGTCGAAGGGTTGCTTGGCAAGTACACCGATCAGGGGAGCCCTTGA